From one Trifolium pratense cultivar HEN17-A07 linkage group LG1, ARS_RC_1.1, whole genome shotgun sequence genomic stretch:
- the LOC123919544 gene encoding protein ENHANCED DISEASE RESISTANCE 2-like isoform X2: protein MQFEDQGISFSRFLEMGSPNNSEGTMEGWLYLIRSNRFGQHYSRKRYFILKDNVLRSYKIQPTSQMEEPFRSAMIDSSIRVTDNGRESTNRKVFYIFTLYNATNQKDKLKLGASSSEEAAKWIRSFQEAALKEYPDAAKNFVPCHRRRRSLRYGGAKSIDWRNSSISFQSCAYSEAITTDVIAPSPWKIFGCQNGLRMFKEAKCWDSRGRRWGDQPAIMAVGVVDGTSENIFNTLMSLDPSRSEWDYCINRGSVVDHLDGHTDIIHLQLDTEWLPWGMKPRDLLLRRYWRREDDGTYVLLYHSVSHSKCPPKRGYVRASLKSGGYVVTPVNKGTQSVVRHMLAMDWRLWRLYSRPSSSRSITITLRELYRTKAVSSEPITMTKDIGLPVSVQKDVTIDVPQESRTIEELVEVKDEVEDKEIIGRNSSCLMGLNDSDEFFDVPESTEYDHYDNQWHSDSEQLGVPQHKISSAAGLVKKLHDLAVQKKGYIDLQDATKEESESCSYGTTLQNDPNCTLPCTWAASDPSLFLVRGETYFQDQQKVKARDTLMELVGVDWLSSDAREDDLSSRPGSIVQQSLAKGGSEFFFVVNMQMPGSPMYNLALYYMLKTPLEDIPLLHSFVEGDDTYRNSRFKLIPYISKGSWIVKQSVGKKACLVGQALEINYFRGKNYLELGIDVGSSTVARGVASLVLGYLNNLVVEMAFLIQGNTRDELPEVLIGTCRLNHMDASKAFAVNA from the exons atgcaatttgAAGATCAAGGAATCTCTTTTTCACGATTTCTTGAAATGGGTAGTCCTAATAATTCTGAGGGAACAATGGAAGGGTGGCTTTATCTCATTCGTTCTAATAGATTTGGTCAGCATTATTCACGTAAAAGGTACTTCATTCTTAAAGACAATGTTCTTAGAAGTTACAAGATCCAACCCACTTCACAAATGGAG GAGCCATTTAGAAGTGCAATGATAGATTCTTCCATCCGGGTTACCGACAATGGAAGGGAAAGTACCAATAGAAAA GTGTTCTATATTTTCACTTTATATAATGCTACAAATCAAAAGGATAAGCTTAAG TTGGGGGCAAGTAGTTCAGAAGAAGCTGCGAAATGGATACGATCTTTTCAGGAAGCTGCATTGAAG GAGTATCCAGATGCAGCTAAGAATTTTGTGCCTTGTCACAGGAGAAGGCGATCTTTGAG ATATGGAGGGGCAAAAAGCATAGATTGGAGAAACTCTAGTATTAGTTTTCAATCATGTGCATACTCTGAAGCAATTACCACCGATGTTATTGCACCTTCCCCATGGAAGATTTTTGGTTGTCAAAATG GACTAAGGATGTTCAAAGAAGCCAAATGTTGGGATTCGCGTGGAAGG CGTTGGGGAGATCAACCAGCAATAATGGCAGTTGGTGTGGTTGATGGAACTTCAGAGAATATTTTCAATACTCTTATGTCTCTTGATCCCTCAAGATCCGA ATGGGACTATTGTATAAACCGAGGCAGTGTGGTTGATCACCTAGATGGTCATACAGATATCATTCACCTTCAATTGGACACTGAATGGCTACCATG GGGTATGAAACCACGGGATTTATTGTTGCGAAGATACTGGAGAAGAGAAGATGATGGCACATACG TTTTACTATATCATTCCGTGAGTCATTCCAAGTGCCCGCCCAAGAGAGGCTACGTCCGAGCTTCCCTAAAAA GTGGAGGATATGTGGTGACTCCTGTTAACAAAGGAACTCAGTCCGTTGTGAGACATATGCTTGCTATGGACTGGAGATTATGGAGACTATACTCGCGACCTTCATCTTCTAGATCCATTACCATTA CACTGAGAGAGTTGTATAGAACCAAAGCAGTTTCTTCTGAGCCTATTACAATGACAAAGGATATTGGATTGCCTGTTAGTGTACAGAAGGATGTTACGATTGACGTTCCACAAGAGAGTAGGACGATTGAGGAACTTGTTGAAGTGAAAGATGAAGTGGAGGACAAAGAAATTATTGGTCGTAACAGTAGTTGTTTAATGGGATTGAATGATTCTGATGAGTTCTTTGATGTTCCTGAATCTACAGAATATGATCACTATGATAATCAATGGCACTCTGATTCAGAACAACTCGGCGTTCCCCAACATAAAATATCATCAGCTGCTGGTTTGGTAAAAAAGTTACATGATCTTGCAG TTCAAAAGAAGGGTTACATCGACTTGCAAGACGCAACTAAGGAGGAAAGTGAATCATGCTCTTATGGAACCACTCTTCAAAATGATCCAAATTGTACTTTACCTTGCACCTGGGCTGCTTCTGATCCATCTTTGTTTTTGGTTCGAGGAGAAACTTATTTCCAAGATCAACAAAAG GTCAAGGCGAGGGACACCTTAATGGAATTGGTTGGTGTAGATTGGCTCAGCAGTGACGCAAGAGAAGACGATTTAAGTAGTCGTCCCGGTTCCATAGTTCAg CAATCTTTAGCAAAAGGTGGTTCAGAATTCTTCTTTGTTGTCAACATGCAA ATGCCAGGAAGTCCCATGTATAACCTTGCACTCTattacatgttgaaaactcctTTGGAAGACATTCCATTACTGCACAGCTTTGTTGAAGGAGATGATACTTACAGAAACTCAAGATTTAAGCTCATACCATATATTTCTAAG GGATCATGGATAGTCAAGCAAAGTGTTGGAAAGAAAGCATGTTTGGTAGGCCAAGCACTAGAAATAAATTACTTCCGCGG
- the LOC123919544 gene encoding protein ENHANCED DISEASE RESISTANCE 2-like isoform X1: MQFEDQGISFSRFLEMGSPNNSEGTMEGWLYLIRSNRFGQHYSRKRYFILKDNVLRSYKIQPTSQMEEPFRSAMIDSSIRVTDNGRESTNRKVFYIFTLYNATNQKDKLKLGASSSEEAAKWIRSFQEAALKEYPDAAKNFVPCHRRRRSLRYGGAKSIDWRNSSISFQSCAYSEAITTDVIAPSPWKIFGCQNGLRMFKEAKCWDSRGRRWGDQPAIMAVGVVDGTSENIFNTLMSLDPSRSEWDYCINRGSVVDHLDGHTDIIHLQLDTEWLPWGMKPRDLLLRRYWRREDDGTYVLLYHSVSHSKCPPKRGYVRASLKSGGYVVTPVNKGTQSVVRHMLAMDWRLWRLYSRPSSSRSITISMLERVAALRELYRTKAVSSEPITMTKDIGLPVSVQKDVTIDVPQESRTIEELVEVKDEVEDKEIIGRNSSCLMGLNDSDEFFDVPESTEYDHYDNQWHSDSEQLGVPQHKISSAAGLVKKLHDLAVQKKGYIDLQDATKEESESCSYGTTLQNDPNCTLPCTWAASDPSLFLVRGETYFQDQQKVKARDTLMELVGVDWLSSDAREDDLSSRPGSIVQQSLAKGGSEFFFVVNMQMPGSPMYNLALYYMLKTPLEDIPLLHSFVEGDDTYRNSRFKLIPYISKGSWIVKQSVGKKACLVGQALEINYFRGKNYLELGIDVGSSTVARGVASLVLGYLNNLVVEMAFLIQGNTRDELPEVLIGTCRLNHMDASKAFAVNA, translated from the exons atgcaatttgAAGATCAAGGAATCTCTTTTTCACGATTTCTTGAAATGGGTAGTCCTAATAATTCTGAGGGAACAATGGAAGGGTGGCTTTATCTCATTCGTTCTAATAGATTTGGTCAGCATTATTCACGTAAAAGGTACTTCATTCTTAAAGACAATGTTCTTAGAAGTTACAAGATCCAACCCACTTCACAAATGGAG GAGCCATTTAGAAGTGCAATGATAGATTCTTCCATCCGGGTTACCGACAATGGAAGGGAAAGTACCAATAGAAAA GTGTTCTATATTTTCACTTTATATAATGCTACAAATCAAAAGGATAAGCTTAAG TTGGGGGCAAGTAGTTCAGAAGAAGCTGCGAAATGGATACGATCTTTTCAGGAAGCTGCATTGAAG GAGTATCCAGATGCAGCTAAGAATTTTGTGCCTTGTCACAGGAGAAGGCGATCTTTGAG ATATGGAGGGGCAAAAAGCATAGATTGGAGAAACTCTAGTATTAGTTTTCAATCATGTGCATACTCTGAAGCAATTACCACCGATGTTATTGCACCTTCCCCATGGAAGATTTTTGGTTGTCAAAATG GACTAAGGATGTTCAAAGAAGCCAAATGTTGGGATTCGCGTGGAAGG CGTTGGGGAGATCAACCAGCAATAATGGCAGTTGGTGTGGTTGATGGAACTTCAGAGAATATTTTCAATACTCTTATGTCTCTTGATCCCTCAAGATCCGA ATGGGACTATTGTATAAACCGAGGCAGTGTGGTTGATCACCTAGATGGTCATACAGATATCATTCACCTTCAATTGGACACTGAATGGCTACCATG GGGTATGAAACCACGGGATTTATTGTTGCGAAGATACTGGAGAAGAGAAGATGATGGCACATACG TTTTACTATATCATTCCGTGAGTCATTCCAAGTGCCCGCCCAAGAGAGGCTACGTCCGAGCTTCCCTAAAAA GTGGAGGATATGTGGTGACTCCTGTTAACAAAGGAACTCAGTCCGTTGTGAGACATATGCTTGCTATGGACTGGAGATTATGGAGACTATACTCGCGACCTTCATCTTCTAGATCCATTACCATTAGTATGCTCGAGAGAGTCGCAG CACTGAGAGAGTTGTATAGAACCAAAGCAGTTTCTTCTGAGCCTATTACAATGACAAAGGATATTGGATTGCCTGTTAGTGTACAGAAGGATGTTACGATTGACGTTCCACAAGAGAGTAGGACGATTGAGGAACTTGTTGAAGTGAAAGATGAAGTGGAGGACAAAGAAATTATTGGTCGTAACAGTAGTTGTTTAATGGGATTGAATGATTCTGATGAGTTCTTTGATGTTCCTGAATCTACAGAATATGATCACTATGATAATCAATGGCACTCTGATTCAGAACAACTCGGCGTTCCCCAACATAAAATATCATCAGCTGCTGGTTTGGTAAAAAAGTTACATGATCTTGCAG TTCAAAAGAAGGGTTACATCGACTTGCAAGACGCAACTAAGGAGGAAAGTGAATCATGCTCTTATGGAACCACTCTTCAAAATGATCCAAATTGTACTTTACCTTGCACCTGGGCTGCTTCTGATCCATCTTTGTTTTTGGTTCGAGGAGAAACTTATTTCCAAGATCAACAAAAG GTCAAGGCGAGGGACACCTTAATGGAATTGGTTGGTGTAGATTGGCTCAGCAGTGACGCAAGAGAAGACGATTTAAGTAGTCGTCCCGGTTCCATAGTTCAg CAATCTTTAGCAAAAGGTGGTTCAGAATTCTTCTTTGTTGTCAACATGCAA ATGCCAGGAAGTCCCATGTATAACCTTGCACTCTattacatgttgaaaactcctTTGGAAGACATTCCATTACTGCACAGCTTTGTTGAAGGAGATGATACTTACAGAAACTCAAGATTTAAGCTCATACCATATATTTCTAAG GGATCATGGATAGTCAAGCAAAGTGTTGGAAAGAAAGCATGTTTGGTAGGCCAAGCACTAGAAATAAATTACTTCCGCGG